A genomic stretch from Actinomadura rubteroloni includes:
- a CDS encoding amino-acid N-acetyltransferase has protein sequence MEVVIRRARTADVQHVRRLVDLFTGPGRRLLRKSTVTLYEDVQEFWVAEDLQTNEIIGCGALHVMWEDLAEVRSVAVRPGHNGRGIGHRIVSRLLDTARDLGVRRVFCLTFEVEFFARHGFRPILGTPVAPEVYEELLRSYDEGVAEFLDLDRVKPNTLGNTRMLLRLED, from the coding sequence GTGGAAGTCGTGATCAGGCGTGCGCGCACCGCCGATGTCCAGCACGTCCGCAGGCTCGTCGACCTGTTCACCGGGCCGGGACGGCGGCTGCTCCGCAAGTCGACGGTGACCCTGTACGAGGACGTCCAGGAGTTCTGGGTCGCCGAGGACCTGCAGACCAACGAGATCATCGGCTGCGGCGCGCTGCACGTCATGTGGGAGGACCTGGCGGAGGTGCGGTCGGTCGCCGTCCGTCCGGGCCACAACGGACGCGGCATCGGGCACCGCATCGTGTCCCGTCTGCTCGACACCGCCCGCGACCTCGGGGTCCGGCGCGTGTTCTGCCTTACCTTCGAGGTGGAGTTCTTCGCGCGGCACGGCTTCCGGCCGATCCTGGGCACGCCCGTGGCTCCCGAGGTGTACGAGGAACTCCTCCGTTCGTATGACGAGGGCGTCGCCGAATTCCTCGACTTGGACCGGGTGAAGCCCAATACGTTGGGGAACACCCGGATGTTGCTTCGGCTGGAGGATTGA
- a CDS encoding RDD family protein, translating to MTAEPAGDLAPEEPHVPHRADLADPGQRLLARIVDTLIVGLPVVAVLLQTVPRSRLDVLAPPLVALLLLAYEAPQIALWGRTPGKRVAGIEVVPADGAERLGAGRALLRAATYNLPIAVRPVPVLGLLAGFFWVVNGAFIYEGARREVPDGARRALHDRFAGTDVVRARPEAPGSPE from the coding sequence GTGACGGCCGAGCCGGCGGGGGATCTGGCCCCCGAGGAACCGCACGTCCCGCACCGCGCGGACCTCGCCGACCCCGGGCAGCGGCTGCTCGCCCGGATCGTGGACACGCTGATCGTCGGGCTGCCCGTCGTCGCCGTGCTGCTCCAGACGGTCCCGCGGTCGCGCCTGGACGTGCTCGCGCCCCCGCTCGTCGCCCTGCTCCTGCTGGCCTACGAGGCGCCCCAGATCGCCCTGTGGGGCCGCACGCCCGGCAAGCGGGTCGCGGGCATCGAGGTCGTCCCCGCGGACGGCGCCGAACGCCTGGGGGCCGGACGGGCGCTCCTGCGGGCGGCGACCTACAACCTGCCGATCGCGGTGCGTCCCGTGCCCGTGCTCGGCCTTCTGGCGGGTTTCTTCTGGGTCGTGAACGGCGCCTTCATTTACGAGGGGGCGCGGCGCGAGGTCCCCGACGGGGCGCGCCGGGCGCTGCACGACCGATTCGCGGGCACGGACGTCGTCCGGGCGCGTCCCGAGGCCCCCGGCTCCCCCGAATAA
- a CDS encoding RDD family protein — protein MSEYSPGGGQQGPQQGGASWGPPPPYQESAPYQQQPPAPREAATQQWGTDDYSAYESGYEEPEGGGEIQLASIPRRAVARLADNLLVAVFGFALILPVTIGIFGLDTSGKKASTDGAVWNWPIIITLFAVLAVLPFAYEAVQLTMSGRTLGKRLMKLGIVRQDPAGTRLTTAQAILRPAVHQVGYQLGFFFFLILAVKVWDYAFYGVALVVAGTVMAYLWAIWDVPFRQAVHDRLAGTLVVDEREYYEG, from the coding sequence ATGAGCGAATATTCCCCCGGCGGCGGCCAGCAGGGGCCGCAGCAGGGCGGCGCCTCCTGGGGTCCGCCGCCGCCGTACCAGGAGTCCGCGCCCTACCAGCAGCAGCCTCCGGCGCCGCGCGAGGCGGCCACCCAGCAGTGGGGGACGGACGACTACAGCGCTTACGAGTCCGGCTACGAAGAGCCCGAAGGCGGCGGAGAGATCCAGCTCGCCTCGATCCCGCGCCGCGCCGTCGCCCGGCTGGCCGACAACCTGCTCGTCGCCGTCTTCGGGTTCGCGCTGATCCTTCCGGTCACCATCGGCATCTTCGGGCTGGACACCAGCGGGAAGAAGGCGTCCACCGACGGCGCCGTGTGGAACTGGCCGATCATCATCACGCTGTTCGCCGTGCTCGCGGTGCTGCCGTTCGCGTACGAGGCCGTCCAGCTCACGATGTCGGGCCGGACGCTCGGCAAACGGCTCATGAAGCTCGGCATCGTCCGGCAGGACCCGGCGGGCACGCGGCTGACGACGGCGCAGGCGATCCTGCGTCCGGCCGTCCACCAGGTCGGCTACCAGCTCGGGTTCTTCTTCTTCCTGATCCTCGCCGTCAAGGTGTGGGACTACGCCTTCTACGGGGTCGCGCTCGTCGTCGCGGGGACCGTCATGGCTTACCTGTGGGCCATCTGGGACGTACCGTTCCGCCAGGCCGTCCACGACCGGCTCGCCGGGACGCTCGTCGTGGACGAGCGCGAGTACTACGAGGGCTGA